One region of Glycine max cultivar Williams 82 chromosome 9, Glycine_max_v4.0, whole genome shotgun sequence genomic DNA includes:
- the BBI gene encoding Bowman-Birk type proteinase inhibitor precursor produces the protein MGLKNNMVVLKVCLVLLFLVGGTTSANLRLSKLGLLMKSDHHQHSNDDESSKPCCDQCACTKSNPPQCRCSDMRLNSCHSACKSCICALSYPAQCFCVDITDFCYEPCKPSEDDKENY, from the coding sequence atgggTTTGAAGAACAACATGGTGGTGCTAAAGGTGTGTTTGGTGCTACTTTTCCTTGTGGGGGGTACTACTAGTGCCAACTTGAGGCTGAGTAAGCTTGGCCTGCTCATGAAAAGTGATCATCATCAACACTCAAATGATGATGAGTCTTCAAAACCATGCTGTGATCAATGCGCATGCACAAAGTCAAACCCTCCTCAATGCCGCTGTTCAGATATGAGGCTGAATTCGTGCCATTCAGCTTGCAAATCTTGTATTTGCGCATTATCGTATCCTGCACAGTGTTTTTGTGTTGACATAACCGATTTCTGCTATGAACCTTGCAAACCCAGTGAGGATGACAAGGAAAACTACTAA